The following coding sequences lie in one Gorilla gorilla gorilla isolate KB3781 chromosome 5, NHGRI_mGorGor1-v2.1_pri, whole genome shotgun sequence genomic window:
- the LOC115934993 gene encoding large ribosomal subunit protein eL30-like, with the protein MDDRNRDITFLTPQPSWQLLLIGAIPTKEMKNSLESINSRLQLMKSGKYVLGYKQTLKMIRQGTAKMVILAYNCPALWKSEVEYYAMLAKIGVHHYSGNNIELSTACGKYYRVCTLALTDPGDSAIIRSMPEQTGGK; encoded by the exons ATGGATGATAGAAATAGAG aTATCACCTTTCTCACTCCCCAGCCATCTTGGCAGCTGCTCTTGATTGGGGCCATCCcaaccaaggagatgaaaaatTCACTGGAGTCAATTAATTCTCGGCTCCAACTCATGAAAAGTGGAAAGTACGTGCTGGGGTACAAGCAGACTCTAAAGATGATCAGACAAGGCACAGCAAAAATGGTCATCCTTGCTTACAACTGCCCAGCTTTGTGGAAATCAGAAGTAGAGTACTATGCAATGTTGGCCAAAATTGGTGTCCATCACTACAGTGGCAATAATATTGAACTGAGCACAGCATGCGGAAAATACTACAGAGTATGCACACTGGCGCTCACTGATCCAGGTGATTCTGCTATCATTAGAAGCATGCCAGAACAGACTGGTGGAAAGTAA